One window of Leguminivora glycinivorella isolate SPB_JAAS2020 chromosome 9, LegGlyc_1.1, whole genome shotgun sequence genomic DNA carries:
- the LOC125229282 gene encoding LOW QUALITY PROTEIN: uncharacterized protein LOC125229282 (The sequence of the model RefSeq protein was modified relative to this genomic sequence to represent the inferred CDS: inserted 1 base in 1 codon), with product MLTVLGIALLLNHSLCVNPSILFQEVQAYHSDTSAKADFAFQVVDKIYNAFRQWFFTIIFCEFTYFENRILKYTENYNDGYPVLLLDGCPSSNNSESKPRIDKHGRTAYIVTSDELTIENNEIVIQTLRRTGVFKPRSVVIFVINIEVTMDSYFNYAMKEHFQLCWSKRIANSILVLWSERLRMYTYNPFFDQIIDVTNESNIGRLLTLQYENLFGRELRLSVFRKSFIYDESAQIDCSSRLASTMMTILNASCKALAPRDGSTVGDLLDNGTATGVTRDLMDGYTDLELNSRILKNSYYGYIDTTYPLSQDSLCFLLKKAGPQSTFMTTMKLISTDMFLMFMFNIFVMLLIALMVXKVEVRWWAPKDTQSSATTVIELVKCFIRQTVVIKFLGPVFRAVVLIIIVYSLIIDCAIDGILTSAITYPRYKPEIDSSAALLASNLTLGIHNRHLRLFNTSLSPEVRLQLEKQNRIEIFNDKKIKAFIDKRQFQYAVLLRQSDAKYISRKTSNLKEGRPLFHTMLECPLPCSIVYGLHYGSPYLPVINKKLHYLFQGGIIQQWVKTEEFSVNTKIGNALSGDNKERKALTLHNLQEVFFVLFGGYVISGIFFIVELFLHKATKVQLHPLQ from the exons ATGCTAACAGTTCTCGGTATAGCTTTACTACTAAATCATTCACTATGCGTAAATCCATCCATTCTATTTCAAGAAGTTCAAGCGTACCACAGCGATACGAGCGCAAAGGCCGATTTTGCATTTCAAGTCGTCGATAAAATATACAACGCTTTCCGCCAATGGTTTTTCACTATAATATTCTGCGAGTTCACATATTTTGAGAACAGAATACTGAAGTACACTGAGAATTATAACGATGGGTATCCGGTATTGCTCCTAGATGGTTGCCCAAGCAGCAACAACAGCGAATCGAAACCCAGAATCGACAAGCATGGAAGAACCGCTTATATTGTGACCTCCGACGAACTAACTATAGAAAACAATGAAATAGTAATACAAACCCTGCGTAGAACAGGAGTATTTAAACCGCGAAGTGTAGTGATCTTTGTAATAAACATAGAAGTGACCATGGACAGCTACTTCAATTATGCAATGAAAGAACACTTCCAATTATGTTGGAGTAAAAGAATAGCCAACTCAATTCTTGTGCTGTGGTCTGAACGGTTGAGGATGTACACTTACAATCCATTTTTTGATCAAATAATAGATGTAACAAACGAAAGCAATATCGGAAGATTACTGACCCTTCAATATGAAAACCTATTTGGAAGGGAGCTCCGTCTGAGCGTATTTAGAAAGTCTTTCATATATGACGAATctgcgcaaattgattgcagttCGAGGTTAGCTTCGACTATGATGACTATCTTAAACGCTTCATGCAAAGCTTTAGCACCTCGCGACGGAAGCACGGTGGGAGACCTCCTGGACAATGGAACTGCCACGGGAGTTACCCGCGACCTCATGGATGGTTACACAGATCTTGAACTAAACTCGCGAATACTTAAAAATTCGTACTATGGATACATCGACACGACCTATCCTCTATCTCAAGATTCCCTGTGCTTCCTACTAAAGAAAGCTGGGCCACAGTCAACATTTATGACAACAATGAAACTGATCTCAACGGATATGTTTTTGATGTTCATGTTTAACATATTTGTAATGCTGTTAATAGCATTGATGG CTAAAGTCGAGGTCAGATGGTGGGCTCCGAAAGATACGCAATCATCCGCAACAACTGTTATTGAACTAGTCAAATGCTTCATAAGACAGACAGTTGTTATCAAATTCTTGGGTCCTGTCTTCAGAGCAGTCGTGCTAATCATAATCGTATATTCGCTGATAATCGACTGTGCTATTGAT GGAATCTTAACATCGGCGATAACATATCCGCGATACAAGCCCGAAATAGACTCGTCGGCTGCACTACTAGCGAGCAATTTAACACTTGGCATTCACAATAGACACCTACGACTCTTCAATACGAGCTTGTCTCCGGAAGTCAGACTACAACTCGAAAAACAGAACCGAATCGAAATATTTAATGATAAGAAAATAAAAGCATTTATTGACAAACGCCAATTTCAGTACGCCGTTCTCTTAAGACAAAGCGATGCAAAATACATAAGCAGAAAAACATCTAACTTGAAAGAAGGAAGACCTCTATTCCATACAATGTTAGAGTGTCCTTTGCCATGCTCGATAGTCTACGGGCTGCACTATGGAAGCCCTTACCTGCCagtcataaataaaaaacttcACTATCTGTTCCAAGGGGGAATCATACAGCAGTGGGTAAAAACTGAGGAGTTCTCGGTCAACACTAAAATTGGCAACGCCTTATCAGGTGATAATAAAGAAAGGAAGGCGTTAACTTTGCACAATCTTCAAGAAGTATTTTTCGTCCTATTCGGAGGTTACGTTATTAGTGGGATATTTTTTATAGTGGAACTCTTTCTGCACAAAGCTACAAAAGTGCAGTTACACCCATTACAATAA